One window of Marinomonas primoryensis genomic DNA carries:
- a CDS encoding 2-hydroxyacid dehydrogenase, with translation MKKKVILYRDIPAQERQRLDNQFDITFFNGINEENKDAFIAALADAEGLIGTSTNMSSEFLSLAPKLKAASTISVGTDLYDLNYLTERSIPLMHTPGVLNETTADTLFTLIMCTARRAVELSTMVREGRWTSNVGEALYGTDVHGKTLGIIGMGRIGYAIAKRGHFGFDMKIQYSNRSRNLDAEKELNATYMDIESLLKTSDFICVMTPLTPQTERLIGAKEFAMMKESAIFINGSRGKVIDEAALVEALINGTIRAAGLDVFEVEPLPASSPLCKLDNAVLFPHIGSATTETRLKMVTCAVDNLINALNGDISQNCANKKQLNR, from the coding sequence ATGAAGAAAAAAGTAATTTTATACCGAGACATTCCAGCACAAGAGCGCCAACGACTAGATAACCAATTTGATATCACTTTCTTCAATGGCATCAACGAAGAAAATAAAGACGCCTTTATCGCCGCCCTTGCCGACGCGGAAGGCTTAATAGGCACCAGCACGAATATGAGTTCAGAATTTTTAAGCCTTGCCCCTAAGCTAAAAGCCGCATCGACGATTTCCGTCGGTACAGATCTATACGACTTGAATTACCTAACCGAGCGTAGCATCCCCTTAATGCACACACCGGGTGTACTGAACGAAACAACCGCCGACACGCTTTTCACACTCATTATGTGTACGGCTCGTCGCGCTGTCGAATTATCAACCATGGTGCGAGAAGGCCGCTGGACCAGCAACGTAGGCGAGGCGCTTTACGGCACGGATGTACATGGTAAAACCCTTGGCATCATTGGCATGGGTCGCATTGGTTACGCCATCGCCAAACGTGGGCATTTTGGTTTTGACATGAAGATTCAATACAGTAACCGCAGTCGTAATTTGGACGCAGAAAAAGAACTCAATGCCACTTATATGGACATAGAGTCACTGCTTAAAACATCTGATTTTATCTGTGTGATGACGCCATTAACGCCTCAAACAGAACGTCTCATCGGAGCCAAAGAATTCGCTATGATGAAAGAAAGCGCCATTTTCATCAACGGCTCTCGTGGCAAAGTGATCGATGAAGCCGCTCTTGTCGAAGCCTTAATCAATGGCACCATTCGCGCCGCAGGGCTAGACGTATTTGAAGTGGAACCGTTACCGGCCAGCTCTCCTCTTTGCAAACTAGACAACGCGGTACTGTTTCCACATATTGGCTCTGCGACCACAGAAACGCGGCTTAAAATGGTAACCTGCGCCGTAGACAACCTGATCAATGCACTCAATGGTGACATCTCTCAAAACTGCGCGAATAAAAAGCAACTCAACAGGTAG
- a CDS encoding LacI family DNA-binding transcriptional regulator has product MQNKSKGFATISDVAKYAKVGKTSVSRYLNGEQDKLSDPLREKIYQAIEHLDFRPNHSARMLKAGHSKLIGLLLADVTNPYSIDVLQGIEHVCRREGYMLMVCNTDNQKELQDSYLTLLEAHRVDGIIVNTAGMAQKQITNLKRISCPLVLVDRIDTSLGFDTVGLDNEAAVKEVCTHLQTKAYQSILVVTESIAIDPRQARVDAIKAFTRENNDITCEIIEIEKMSVDLLIKVIQNFIDSHPNRKKAIFTTNGVAMMSTAKALKHLNMHIGSNIGLVSIDDPEWAQLFEGGITVMRQPTRVIGQTACERLLARVQGNNEPAQHIKLKAELVIRQST; this is encoded by the coding sequence TTGCAAAACAAAAGCAAAGGCTTCGCAACTATTTCTGACGTTGCTAAATACGCAAAAGTAGGCAAAACAAGTGTTTCACGCTATCTCAATGGCGAACAAGATAAGCTGTCAGACCCCTTACGTGAAAAAATATATCAAGCAATTGAGCACCTTGATTTTCGTCCAAATCACTCTGCCAGAATGCTAAAAGCAGGGCATTCAAAGCTTATTGGACTGCTACTGGCGGATGTTACTAACCCATACTCCATTGATGTCCTTCAGGGCATAGAGCATGTTTGTCGACGCGAAGGTTACATGCTAATGGTATGCAACACAGACAATCAGAAAGAGCTACAAGACAGCTATTTAACATTACTCGAAGCACATCGAGTCGATGGCATAATCGTCAATACCGCCGGCATGGCACAAAAACAAATCACCAATTTGAAGCGAATCTCTTGCCCTTTGGTTCTCGTCGATCGGATCGATACTTCGCTTGGATTTGATACCGTTGGGCTAGACAACGAAGCGGCTGTCAAAGAGGTATGCACACATCTACAAACAAAAGCCTACCAATCCATTTTGGTGGTGACGGAGTCCATCGCCATAGACCCTCGCCAAGCTAGAGTCGACGCGATTAAAGCGTTCACCCGAGAAAACAACGACATTACCTGTGAGATTATTGAAATCGAGAAAATGAGTGTGGATTTGCTCATCAAGGTTATTCAAAACTTTATCGATTCACACCCAAATCGCAAAAAAGCCATTTTCACGACCAACGGCGTAGCGATGATGAGCACCGCGAAAGCCTTGAAGCACCTCAACATGCACATTGGCTCAAACATCGGCTTAGTCTCTATCGATGATCCAGAGTGGGCGCAGCTTTTTGAAGGCGGTATCACCGTTATGCGCCAGCCTACAAGGGTCATAGGACAAACCGCTTGCGAGCGTTTACTGGCGAGAGTCCAGGGCAACAACGAACCTGCGCAACACATTAAGCTCAAAGCCGAACTCGTTATTCGACAATCGACCTAG
- a CDS encoding sugar kinase, with protein MQKKSKHAFVTLGEAMAMFVANTPGQLADIEEFHRSLAGAEVNVAIGMARLGFEASYISKVGKDSFGEFIRQAISKENICNDWISVSAQHATGFMLKSNVTDGSDPKVEYFRRNSAASTLSAVDIDASLFKTGAHLHLTGIAAAVSVPMRNAAKHALELAKKQGCSVSFDTNLRPSLWSDQATMVATINEFAFASDIVLPGIEEGKILTGSDQPEAIADFYLQQGVKAVIVKLGSDGAYFKTSSGESGTAAGFPVTKVVDTVGAGDSFAVGIISALLDGKTMAQAARRGNLLGSLTVQVRGDSEALPTRAHLNSLEKNELEKE; from the coding sequence ATGCAAAAAAAATCAAAACACGCCTTTGTCACGCTGGGTGAAGCCATGGCGATGTTTGTTGCCAACACTCCAGGCCAACTTGCAGATATCGAAGAATTCCACCGTTCGTTAGCCGGTGCCGAGGTCAATGTCGCCATTGGCATGGCACGTTTGGGCTTTGAAGCCAGCTACATTAGTAAAGTCGGTAAAGACAGTTTTGGTGAGTTCATTCGCCAAGCCATTAGCAAAGAAAATATTTGCAATGACTGGATATCTGTAAGCGCCCAGCACGCAACGGGCTTTATGTTGAAATCGAATGTGACCGATGGCAGCGACCCAAAAGTCGAGTACTTCCGCCGCAATTCAGCGGCGTCCACATTAAGCGCGGTAGACATTGACGCCAGCCTTTTCAAAACTGGCGCACATTTACACCTAACTGGCATAGCTGCAGCGGTATCCGTACCAATGCGAAACGCTGCAAAACACGCATTGGAGCTCGCTAAGAAACAAGGATGCAGTGTCTCTTTTGATACCAACTTGCGCCCCTCCCTATGGTCCGATCAAGCCACCATGGTAGCGACAATCAATGAATTTGCCTTCGCCAGCGACATTGTCTTACCTGGCATAGAAGAAGGTAAAATACTCACAGGCAGCGACCAACCAGAAGCCATTGCAGATTTTTACCTTCAGCAAGGCGTCAAAGCGGTTATCGTAAAGCTCGGTAGTGACGGCGCGTATTTCAAAACCAGCTCAGGCGAGTCGGGTACTGCCGCAGGTTTTCCTGTCACTAAAGTAGTCGATACCGTGGGCGCGGGAGATAGTTTTGCGGTGGGAATTATCTCAGCATTGCTTGATGGTAAAACCATGGCGCAAGCCGCTCGACGTGGAAATCTGCTAGGCTCATTAACGGTTCAAGTTCGCGGAGACAGCGAAGCGCTACCGACTCGCGCTCACTTAAATAGTTTAGAAAAGAACGAGTTAGAAAAGGAATAA
- a CDS encoding multicopper oxidase family protein: MNRRRFIKSSLLLAMTSTLPRVILAANPSEGFDYELIVAPADVNIVPGGSTPALSFNGGYPSPVIRAKQHQPVRIRVVNQLNEPTTIHWHGMRIPIGMDGVPFLSQPPIMPGDTFDYEFTPPDAGSFWYHPHMNSVEQLGKGLVGALIVDEAEKPDFDDDLVLCMKNWHIKDDGSFTALTTPQNAFRMGTPGRVMTINGEMHPTYDVPAGGAIRVRLLNVDNTLVYDVTSTDSDAQIIAIDGNPIAQPRTLGNHLIAPGMRLDLGVIASSKVGETVTFNHKNKPLVTLRTVASKLKDRRLPTLPLNPIPAPDLENAETIKFAFEWNANITPIHKDGKVNYNFWTMNRRSWEGMSKGNIPAPLAKLELGKTYIFELANLTQYHHPIHIHGHTFTVLKSNKKAITPFHTDTVLLGQNETVIAALVADNPGRWMYHCHIIEHLKTGFMGYVEVS; this comes from the coding sequence TTGAACAGACGTCGCTTTATTAAATCCAGCCTACTGCTTGCCATGACAAGTACCTTGCCTAGAGTCATTCTAGCCGCCAATCCTTCTGAGGGATTCGATTACGAACTGATCGTCGCGCCAGCGGATGTCAACATTGTACCGGGCGGCAGCACGCCCGCATTGAGTTTTAATGGCGGTTATCCATCACCCGTCATCCGTGCAAAACAGCATCAACCCGTTCGTATTCGAGTCGTGAATCAATTAAACGAGCCAACCACCATTCATTGGCATGGTATGAGAATCCCAATCGGCATGGACGGTGTGCCTTTTTTAAGTCAGCCACCCATCATGCCCGGCGACACCTTTGATTATGAATTCACACCGCCAGACGCGGGGTCTTTTTGGTATCACCCGCACATGAACAGCGTCGAACAACTTGGTAAAGGCTTGGTTGGCGCGCTGATTGTCGATGAAGCAGAGAAGCCAGACTTCGATGACGATCTCGTGCTTTGCATGAAGAATTGGCACATCAAAGACGATGGCTCTTTTACCGCCCTGACCACACCACAAAATGCTTTTCGTATGGGAACGCCTGGGCGCGTCATGACCATTAACGGTGAAATGCACCCGACCTACGACGTACCCGCTGGCGGTGCCATTCGTGTGCGTTTATTGAACGTCGATAACACCTTGGTGTATGACGTGACGTCAACGGATTCTGATGCTCAAATTATCGCGATTGATGGCAACCCGATTGCTCAACCAAGAACGCTGGGCAATCATCTTATTGCCCCCGGTATGCGCCTTGATCTAGGTGTTATTGCGTCCAGCAAGGTGGGAGAAACGGTCACATTTAATCATAAGAACAAACCTCTCGTAACACTAAGAACGGTAGCAAGTAAGCTTAAAGATCGCCGACTGCCCACCTTGCCACTTAACCCGATTCCTGCGCCAGATTTGGAAAATGCAGAAACGATTAAGTTCGCTTTCGAATGGAACGCCAACATCACGCCGATCCATAAAGATGGCAAGGTAAACTACAATTTTTGGACAATGAACCGCCGTTCATGGGAAGGCATGTCTAAAGGCAACATTCCCGCGCCCCTTGCTAAACTAGAGCTTGGAAAAACCTACATTTTCGAGCTGGCAAATTTGACGCAATACCATCATCCGATCCACATACACGGCCACACCTTTACTGTTTTAAAATCCAATAAAAAAGCCATTACCCCTTTCCACACAGACACCGTTTTACTGGGCCAGAATGAAACCGTTATTGCCGCGTTAGTCGCTGACAACCCAGGCCGATGGATGTATCACTGTCATATTATTGAACACCTTAAAACGGGCTTTATGGGGTATGTTGAAGTCAGCTAA
- a CDS encoding LysR family transcriptional regulator — protein MMELAQIRMFKTVANLGSVVQASAALHCVPSNITARIKTLESELKVSLFYREGRGLRITPSGEVFLAYAEKILALTEEAKRAVDPSSEPSGTLRIGAIESSATSRFPPILTKFHAQFPNVELQFKTGTWPQLLEDMHQHRLDGAVIAVDIDRPFLNSATFLQEDLVLISSVSSQPIKSVNDLNGKAIFMWPEPCPYRAALETWLNQNNVISPITSIASYGTIIGCVSAGSGASLVPKGVFEQYQHGMGLVGCEFTALEPIENRVIWRNDTGKFPALDAFIHMIQQDKQS, from the coding sequence ATGATGGAACTTGCTCAAATTCGTATGTTCAAAACCGTAGCCAATCTTGGCAGTGTGGTACAAGCATCCGCCGCGTTGCACTGTGTTCCTTCTAACATCACGGCGAGAATCAAGACACTTGAATCAGAACTCAAAGTGTCGCTGTTTTACCGAGAAGGTCGCGGGCTTCGAATTACGCCATCAGGTGAGGTTTTTCTGGCCTACGCCGAGAAGATTTTAGCGCTAACAGAAGAAGCCAAACGGGCCGTTGATCCGTCTTCTGAACCCTCTGGCACGCTTCGAATTGGCGCCATTGAATCCTCGGCTACGAGTCGCTTTCCACCAATTCTCACAAAATTTCACGCACAATTTCCAAACGTAGAACTGCAATTTAAAACCGGCACTTGGCCTCAACTACTAGAAGACATGCATCAGCATCGATTAGACGGAGCGGTTATCGCGGTAGACATTGATCGCCCTTTTCTAAACAGTGCGACCTTTCTACAAGAAGATTTGGTTCTCATTTCCTCAGTGTCATCCCAGCCAATAAAATCCGTGAATGACCTAAATGGAAAAGCCATTTTCATGTGGCCAGAACCCTGTCCATACCGAGCAGCATTAGAAACTTGGCTTAATCAGAACAACGTTATTTCACCCATCACGAGCATTGCGAGTTATGGCACTATTATTGGCTGTGTCAGTGCCGGAAGTGGAGCATCACTCGTTCCGAAAGGCGTATTTGAGCAATATCAACATGGTATGGGATTAGTAGGTTGTGAGTTTACCGCCTTAGAACCCATTGAAAACCGCGTCATTTGGCGTAATGATACGGGCAAATTTCCCGCTTTAGATGCTTTTATCCATATGATCCAGCAGGATAAACAGTCATAA
- a CDS encoding TRAP transporter large permease — protein MELAIITLLFITLIIIGIPIAFSIGIASLVGIGTMTGAPTTMIPMKMFYGLNSYVLLAVPLFVLTANIMNSGQISHRLINFSIALVGRKPGGLGHANVLVSMLFAGVSGSSTADTAGVGKILIPNMINKGYSREMSVGVTAASSTIGGIIPPSITMVIYGGLTNTSVGRLFIGGMVPGVLIGLGMMFVISIIARRDNLPVMEKISRAEFIALSKDAIPAMITPLIIIGGIVFGVFTPTEAAAFSALYAYLVSAFYYKSISLKDLPKIFTETLKLSCLSLFALAAASALGEFLGYYQINATVSNFFSGIGNNEYLFLFIIVAFFLFIGTFMDAIPAMVLFVPVIYPVALTLGVDPVQLGIVVIITLSIGLITPPYGLCLLIASAIGELSIDKSFKAVMPYISVIVLVLVAVIFMPFILLV, from the coding sequence ATGGAACTTGCGATAATCACTCTACTATTTATCACTCTTATCATTATTGGAATTCCCATTGCCTTCTCCATTGGCATTGCGTCCTTGGTCGGCATTGGCACCATGACTGGTGCACCAACCACCATGATTCCAATGAAGATGTTTTACGGTCTTAACTCTTATGTATTACTCGCCGTGCCTCTTTTTGTATTAACCGCGAACATCATGAACAGCGGCCAGATTTCTCATCGATTAATTAACTTTTCTATTGCCTTAGTAGGACGAAAACCAGGCGGTCTTGGGCATGCTAACGTACTTGTATCTATGCTGTTTGCTGGTGTTAGTGGCTCTTCCACGGCCGATACCGCTGGTGTCGGGAAAATCCTAATTCCTAATATGATCAACAAAGGCTACAGTCGCGAAATGTCGGTTGGGGTGACCGCCGCGTCATCGACCATTGGCGGCATTATTCCACCCAGTATCACCATGGTAATTTATGGTGGATTGACCAACACCTCCGTTGGGCGATTATTTATCGGTGGCATGGTACCAGGGGTATTGATCGGCCTAGGGATGATGTTTGTGATTAGTATTATTGCTCGACGCGATAATTTACCGGTGATGGAAAAAATCAGCCGTGCCGAATTCATAGCACTAAGCAAAGACGCCATTCCAGCGATGATCACGCCACTTATCATTATTGGTGGCATCGTATTCGGCGTATTCACTCCAACAGAAGCGGCGGCGTTTTCTGCTCTTTATGCTTACTTAGTCAGCGCGTTTTACTACAAATCCATTAGCCTCAAAGACTTGCCTAAGATTTTCACTGAAACATTAAAGCTCAGCTGCTTATCACTCTTTGCTCTGGCAGCGGCATCCGCACTGGGCGAATTTTTGGGTTACTATCAAATCAACGCGACAGTTTCCAATTTCTTCAGCGGCATTGGCAATAATGAGTATCTGTTCTTATTCATTATTGTGGCCTTCTTCTTATTTATTGGTACCTTCATGGACGCCATTCCTGCCATGGTGCTGTTTGTACCAGTGATTTATCCCGTTGCGCTCACCTTAGGAGTCGATCCTGTTCAGTTAGGAATTGTCGTTATTATTACCCTATCAATCGGCTTAATCACACCACCTTATGGTCTATGTTTGTTGATTGCCAGCGCCATTGGAGAGTTGTCCATAGACAAATCATTCAAAGCAGTCATGCCTTATATTTCGGTCATTGTCTTGGTGCTCGTTGCCGTGATATTTATGCCATTTATTTTGTTGGTATAG
- a CDS encoding TRAP transporter small permease, whose amino-acid sequence MQILTKFIARLQITLGVLLLVIFLASTLTQVVTRYLGISVLWTEEVAVNSFIWAMFLGAAVMVRENKHFGFDVLTHYFKGTKRSILVIFQNLIMLIFCLLCSLYSVEITQAFWHSRWISIPEFRQGYVWLIMPITFISSSVYLLDNIYNEAKTLSCFKGASWNLR is encoded by the coding sequence ATGCAAATACTGACTAAATTCATTGCCAGACTACAAATCACATTGGGCGTTTTGCTCCTTGTGATTTTTTTAGCTTCCACTTTAACCCAAGTTGTTACCCGCTATCTTGGTATCTCCGTGTTATGGACAGAAGAAGTGGCGGTTAACTCCTTTATTTGGGCCATGTTTCTCGGTGCGGCCGTCATGGTAAGAGAAAATAAACATTTTGGATTTGATGTTCTGACACACTATTTCAAAGGCACAAAACGTTCAATATTAGTTATTTTTCAAAATCTAATCATGTTGATATTTTGCCTATTATGCTCTCTTTACAGCGTTGAAATTACTCAAGCCTTTTGGCATTCTCGCTGGATCAGCATCCCCGAATTCCGTCAAGGTTATGTCTGGCTCATCATGCCAATCACCTTCATTAGCTCCAGTGTTTATCTACTGGATAACATCTACAACGAAGCAAAAACATTGTCTTGCTTCAAGGGGGCTTCATGGAACTTGCGATAA
- a CDS encoding TRAP transporter substrate-binding protein → MKKILTLLTAAAAITLAGCSEDSAKSDTVKLVVAHNQTNLSSPYQTGMLKLKEVADKSGFFDVEVHAGTIGTNENELVEKLVLGGADMVLVSPGFMTSSGIDEVDLFSLLYLFNDYSHWEKVVDGKVGNDIADIIYTKSGEKYRVAAYWTAGVRHWYGKQPVNSFADVKGIKIRTQTSGVVSQYWKEIGAVPTSVAWAELYQALSSNVVDAAENAYPYFIPMEHHKTNNGKYISETGHDFTTRLLLVRNSVWEGFTNEQHAAFDQAVTEATKAERQALYSEESTYKQKAIDDGAIINTLDRTPFIEKAHSIQDQWAAKYGMTDVLETIRQTK, encoded by the coding sequence ATGAAAAAAATATTGACACTGCTAACCGCAGCCGCTGCCATCACACTCGCTGGATGTAGCGAAGATTCTGCTAAGTCTGACACCGTAAAACTCGTCGTTGCCCACAATCAAACTAACCTTTCAAGCCCATACCAAACAGGAATGCTTAAACTGAAGGAAGTGGCCGATAAATCAGGCTTTTTTGATGTAGAAGTACACGCAGGAACCATAGGTACCAATGAGAATGAGTTGGTTGAAAAGCTGGTTCTTGGTGGTGCAGACATGGTTTTGGTTTCTCCCGGTTTTATGACGTCATCTGGCATTGATGAAGTTGATCTATTCTCTTTGTTATATTTATTTAATGACTACAGCCACTGGGAAAAAGTAGTGGATGGAAAAGTAGGTAACGATATAGCGGACATCATCTACACCAAATCAGGTGAAAAATACCGTGTCGCGGCTTACTGGACAGCCGGTGTGCGTCATTGGTATGGTAAACAACCCGTCAACAGTTTTGCCGATGTCAAAGGCATAAAAATCCGCACTCAGACGTCAGGTGTGGTGTCTCAATATTGGAAAGAGATCGGTGCAGTTCCAACCTCCGTTGCTTGGGCTGAGTTGTATCAAGCGTTATCCAGCAACGTTGTTGACGCCGCTGAAAACGCCTACCCCTATTTCATCCCGATGGAACATCATAAAACCAACAATGGTAAGTATATTTCTGAAACCGGTCACGACTTCACGACTCGCTTGTTGCTTGTTCGTAATTCCGTTTGGGAAGGCTTCACCAATGAACAGCATGCTGCCTTCGATCAAGCAGTGACCGAAGCGACGAAGGCAGAGCGTCAAGCTCTGTACAGTGAAGAGTCGACTTATAAACAAAAAGCCATTGATGATGGCGCTATTATTAATACGCTAGATCGCACGCCTTTCATCGAAAAAGCACACTCAATTCAAGACCAATGGGCGGCCAAATACGGCATGACCGACGTACTTGAAACCATTCGTCAGACTAAATAA
- a CDS encoding zinc-binding metallopeptidase family protein: protein MKIFSCQQCGQTVLFENTRCEQCSSSLGFLPDQMVISALKSVDNTWYAMADKSVPAKRLYYCENHQHQVCNWMVEEGGSTFCMACELNRHIPNLEKIEERQAWQQLEFAKHRLVYSLLRLGLPLVSKKSAPEDGLSFDFISENNVVPEDVSAMTGHASGQVTINAAEGNSVDREQMREDMNESYRTVIGHFRHEIGHYYWDPLVFDDEQVLADFRELFGDDRESYADALEAHYKAPNAEWQESFISVYASSHPWEDWAETWAHYLHIADTLETASDLGLSLQPHGSNRENLAVMVNIDPYRHDNFDDILAQYLPLTFAVNNLNRGMGQPDLYPFILVPAVREKLTFIHRLLRAYVEES, encoded by the coding sequence ATGAAGATTTTCAGTTGCCAGCAGTGTGGTCAGACTGTGTTGTTTGAGAACACACGCTGCGAGCAATGCTCGTCGTCTTTGGGTTTTTTACCAGATCAAATGGTGATCAGTGCATTAAAGTCGGTCGACAATACTTGGTATGCTATGGCAGATAAATCTGTGCCAGCTAAACGTTTGTATTACTGTGAAAACCATCAGCACCAAGTGTGTAATTGGATGGTAGAAGAGGGTGGCAGTACTTTCTGTATGGCGTGTGAATTGAACCGTCATATTCCGAACTTGGAAAAAATAGAAGAGCGCCAAGCATGGCAGCAGTTAGAGTTTGCTAAACATAGATTAGTGTACTCTTTATTGCGTCTCGGTTTGCCTTTGGTCAGTAAGAAAAGTGCACCAGAAGACGGTTTGTCATTCGATTTCATTTCTGAAAATAACGTGGTTCCAGAAGATGTAAGCGCCATGACCGGCCATGCTTCTGGTCAGGTAACCATTAATGCCGCTGAAGGAAATTCCGTAGATCGTGAGCAGATGCGCGAAGACATGAATGAGTCTTATCGCACGGTAATTGGACACTTTCGTCATGAGATTGGACATTATTATTGGGATCCGTTAGTTTTTGACGATGAGCAGGTTTTAGCCGATTTCCGCGAGCTTTTTGGTGACGACAGAGAAAGCTATGCTGATGCGTTAGAAGCGCATTACAAGGCGCCTAATGCAGAGTGGCAAGAATCGTTTATCAGTGTTTATGCGTCTTCTCACCCTTGGGAAGATTGGGCTGAAACATGGGCGCATTACCTGCATATTGCCGATACATTGGAAACCGCCAGTGACCTTGGATTGAGTCTGCAACCGCATGGTTCTAATCGAGAAAATTTGGCGGTAATGGTGAATATTGACCCGTATAGGCACGATAATTTCGATGATATTTTGGCGCAGTATTTACCCTTAACCTTTGCGGTTAATAACCTAAACCGTGGCATGGGGCAACCGGACCTATACCCTTTTATCTTGGTCCCTGCGGTTCGCGAAAAATTGACGTTTATCCACCGTTTGTTAAGAGCGTACGTAGAAGAGTCGTAA
- a CDS encoding DMT family transporter, with the protein MKLACAALFVVLCWAYSPIGIHIGLEAYSPGQLALLRFLIASAFMAIVAMYHGVQIPIRQDLPLLFLLGFFAVALHHITLNFGQRGVSAGAASVLAQSTPIFTVIISRCVLKEAVSVWRWCCILGGMMGAFIVVVGDKGVGNISLNGLLILLSACSWSVYFILQKRYSTRYSTLTMVCYTVWSGTLILMIFSQGLLSSLASSKIQINFAVVLLGVFPSALAYVAWAYVLSRAEVSKISIVLYLIPPTAILMASFILGERPSLWVVLGGGVVVLSVLSMSLESLFRRRKCDGETG; encoded by the coding sequence ATGAAGTTGGCATGTGCGGCGTTGTTTGTTGTGCTCTGTTGGGCTTATTCGCCCATAGGCATTCATATTGGTCTAGAGGCGTATTCGCCTGGGCAGTTGGCGTTGTTGCGATTTTTAATCGCCTCCGCTTTTATGGCCATCGTGGCGATGTATCACGGCGTACAAATTCCCATACGACAAGACCTTCCTTTGCTGTTTTTGCTTGGTTTTTTTGCCGTGGCTTTGCATCACATTACACTAAACTTTGGTCAACGTGGTGTGAGCGCCGGCGCGGCGAGCGTGTTGGCTCAATCAACGCCTATTTTCACGGTGATTATTTCACGGTGTGTTTTAAAAGAAGCGGTGAGTGTGTGGCGCTGGTGTTGTATTTTAGGCGGCATGATGGGCGCGTTTATCGTGGTGGTTGGTGATAAAGGAGTAGGTAATATAAGCCTCAACGGCTTACTGATTCTTCTTTCAGCGTGTTCTTGGAGTGTGTATTTCATTTTGCAAAAACGTTATTCGACGCGCTACAGTACCTTAACCATGGTGTGTTATACAGTGTGGTCAGGGACGCTTATTCTAATGATTTTTTCTCAGGGCCTGCTGAGCTCTTTGGCGTCATCAAAGATTCAAATAAACTTTGCGGTGGTGCTGTTGGGCGTTTTCCCTAGTGCGTTGGCGTACGTGGCTTGGGCGTATGTTTTGTCGCGCGCTGAGGTCAGTAAAATATCCATTGTATTGTATTTGATTCCGCCAACGGCGATTCTCATGGCGTCATTTATTTTGGGAGAACGTCCTTCCCTATGGGTTGTGTTAGGCGGTGGCGTTGTTGTATTGAGTGTATTGTCTATGAGTCTGGAAAGCCTGTTTCGCCGTCGCAAGTGCGATGGCGAAACAGGTTAA
- a CDS encoding DUF6172 family protein encodes MKKTFELSHPKIAYPRLIEATKSDIKKYLKRERNKALPEYADFWGFDCKFGQTAEQAEVIHVAEINDKISFAESQAWPTFYLEILAAPTQRTKREVVDEENEDDL; translated from the coding sequence ATGAAAAAAACATTTGAGCTATCTCATCCAAAAATTGCTTACCCTCGATTAATCGAAGCGACTAAAAGCGACATTAAAAAATATCTGAAAAGAGAGCGTAATAAGGCTCTGCCTGAATACGCTGATTTTTGGGGATTTGACTGCAAATTTGGCCAAACAGCAGAACAAGCAGAAGTTATTCACGTAGCCGAAATTAATGACAAAATCAGCTTCGCTGAAAGCCAAGCATGGCCAACGTTTTATCTAGAAATTTTGGCGGCACCAACTCAACGTACAAAGCGTGAAGTGGTAGATGAAGAGAACGAAGACGATTTGTAA